In Drosophila santomea strain STO CAGO 1482 chromosome 2L, Prin_Dsan_1.1, whole genome shotgun sequence, a single window of DNA contains:
- the LOC120443864 gene encoding uncharacterized protein LOC120443864 — protein MDTVKSFFAGSSKDGSLPSNRQANVPGSSVASRWGRSWSTSSQHTDPEPGPSSSAASKSGNPCDAKRKDSDNYFYIMWRA, from the coding sequence ATGGATACCGTCAAGTCGTTTTTCGCCGGTTCCAGCAAGGATGGCAGCCTGCCCAGCAACAGGCAGGCGAATGTTCCCGGATCCTCTGTGGCCAGCCGCTGGGGTCGCAGCTGGAGCACCAGCTCCCAGCACACGGATCCCGAGCCAGGGCCCTCCAGCTCCGCCGCCAGCAAGAGCGGCAACCCGTGCGATGCGAAGCGCAAGGACAGTGACAACTACTTCTACATTAT